One Salvia splendens isolate huo1 chromosome 1, SspV2, whole genome shotgun sequence genomic window, agtttcgagagtgaaatcgtgaaatgaaaagttagaaatgaaggtggggtaggggtatttatacaaaaaatcgaaaacgggtgtcatcgtccgcgtcatcgtccgccgatcccacaatggcgcggacgatggcgcggacgataggccatcgtccgcgacatagggcgcgccctatggatCGGCCGCGGACGAAGGgcacggacgatggcgggcaccgACAATgggggcatcgtccgcgcccgaggacgatggacgccataGGGTGTGCCATCgtgcgccccattgcgggtgcccttatacTTTTAGGAATTATATTCATTTCATTTGTTAATTTTCACCAATAACGAATGGACTAATGCTACAAATTCAGAAGCCTTTCAAGCGGAATGTCCATCTGCTCAAATAATAGAAAAACATAACACTTTCACTATACATTTAAAAGTAATATTCGGCACATCCCATTAAACTAATTTATCgagattataaattattttacgTTTAAGTGTATGTAGAGCGAGAGATTTGTTTAAAATTAGTGGAAATTATGTTGGACGacaattattattaatttccaGTGCTGTTGGAtgtaggggtgggtaggtacggtataccttaccgaaaccaccataccgtataccttaccgtaaattcggtatgcgaaaaaatcatacctttatcttaccaaaattttcggtataccgaacttcggtataccttattttcggtatggagaattttcatactgatatcgtacctcattttcggtatgccataccaaagttcggtataccatacttttgtggtataccttactttcaatatcaatgaaaattgaatatttgagtttttagaattctatttatattttatagtaatttaaataatatacggggtattaaataatagtatattttattcatattatattatatttcacaataaattttataatttaaaaaaatataaaatactttatatgttattatattcatattttacggtatatacctcaaattacggtatataccgaatttcagTATgtcgcggtataccgcggtataaaaaaatttatacctttaccttaccgaaatatttcagtaaggtatcataccgtaccgaaaatcacggtataccgaaaatttggtattttggtattttttcggtacgataagaccagtatttcggtatttcggtatttcggtatttttcctcAGCCCTAGTTGGATGATGCATTTCGCATGTTTAccactttatttttaataatgataaataaaaaaaaagaaacaaaggcTAGGTTGTTGATGATGAGTGGTAGGGTCGAGTGagattaaaatgacaaaatgggGCGGCGAAATTCAATCCAATCAATCATTCCAGCTCTTATGAGTTGAGTTGCCCTCGTATAAATAGCCCCAAATCCCAATCACTCTCATCATCAACAAATAATCATTTCATCTGTTTACCAAATTAAGAGAAATCAAGAAAGATGACCAAGGATGTAGAGGTCGGCGGCCACGACTACGGCGCCAAGGACTACCAAGACCCGCCTCCGGCGCCGCTTATCGACATGGAGGAGCTGGGCAAATGGTCACTGTACAGAGCCGCCATCGCCGAATTCATCGCCACCCTCCTCTTCCTCTACGTCACCGTCCTCACCGTCATCGGCTACAAGAGCCAGAGCGCCGCCGACCAGTGCGGCGGCGTGGGCATCCTGGGCATCGCCTGGGCCTTCGGCGGCATGATCTTCGTCCTCGTCTACTGCACCGCTGGCATTTCAGGGGGCCACATCAACCCGGCCGTCACATTCGGGCTGCTCCTGGCCCGGAAGGTGTCGTTGGTTCGGGCCGTGCTCTACATTGTGGCGCAGTGCTTGGGAGCCATCTGCGGCTGTGGCCTCGTCAAGGCTTTCCAGAAGTCCTACTACGTCCAGTACGGCGGCGGCGCCAACCAGCTCAGCGACGGCTACAGCACCGGCACCGGCGTGGCCGCTGAGATCATCGGCACATTCGTTCTCGTCTACACCGTCTTCTCCGCCACTGACCCCAAGAGAAATGCCAGAGACTCCCATGTCCCTGTATGGACATCACTATCTTcctaattcaatttattttaataaactcTAATTTAAGCTaatcataattaatttaaactCTAATTGTTGTAGGTTTTGGCGCCACTTCCAATTGGATTCGCGGTGTTCATGGTTCACTTGGCCACAATCCCGGTCACTGGCACGGGCATCAACCCTGCCCGGAGCTTCGGAGCGGCGGTGATTTACGGCAAAGACGAGGCATGGGACGACCAGTGGATATTCTGGGTGGGACCGTTTGTGGGGGCAGCCATTGCTGCGATCTACCACCAGTTCGTGTTGAGGGCAGGAGCGGTCAAAGCTTTGGGATCATTCCGAAGCTCTTCCTACAGTTGAGGACTCGGCTTTTATTTAGTGTGTTCAAATATTTTGTGCGCTACTTTGGcacttattttaaaaatagtgccgtcttttttctttttctttttttttgtttatggtTTCTCCTCTTTCCCACTTTAGCACTAAATATAGTGCTTTATGCATCAAAGTAATAAAGTTTTCTATTTCACCCATTTGGATTTACTTTCTTACGAAAAACAAACATGAGCTCTTTTTGGTGGGATACACTCACTCCTTTTTTGTTGACAGCTTTCAATTATAAAGAGAGTTGGTGGTGCGTGTTAAGTTGAAATTAGAAAATGTGATCTTGCATAATTAGTTATGGGCCTGAGCCCTGATGTGAATGGTATGGTAACTAGCATGAAGGTTCATACAGCCCAATGTTGATTTGACCACATTTCAAATCACAAAAAATGGCAAATCAAAGCTGTCGcccttaagagcatccgcatcgaTGCTTTCTCTGAAGGACAGCatccgtgccgctggcgcgaCATTGTGTTGTCCGCCGATGTACTCTTGCAgacggcacggcgctgctcgatgcatcgagcatgtCCATGCCGCTGAgtagggcgacgtggcgcgacgggattggccaacggcatagccgttcgcattttattttattttttttaaaattcgaatttaattaaacaatcgtttttaaactaaaaaatatatattttctcacttcccaataaattatatccattttctcaccacttttaatttatttttcaattttttccccaaaattcacattttcatctataaataccctcatttccacacaaaaaatttctcACCACGCTACACAaatctcatctaaattctcaatctttcactcttacaaaaaaaatgtccggctccgacgatcacccctccgactcccgcggttggaaccacgaatggttctgCTCAACACCATTCCCTAGTCCGAAAACGCAattctcggcccctcctcaaacccaaagttctcAAATTCGGAGTGGCtatcggccttacccggtggacgaccaagatgcccccgatgggcgataAGGGTGGGCTCCCAAACAaggatcgggagggagcggcggcacTCAAACTCCTCCTATTCCTACTCCTCGTAGTGTTCGTGTTCAGGGTCGTGCCGGTGACACTCACGTTCGCACCCCGTACACTACGGGGGAGATGGATCAgatattcaaagcctatttggcaatctccgaagatccggaggttggcacgaaccaaagcggggataggttttggttccgcgtctctcgccggtacaatgaaaaccgaccTGATGGAaacatcgagcgcaatgagagtatggtgcgcaatgccatctttagagccaacgaagaaatccaaaagtttcaGGGGGTATTACCTCTAGGAAGAGCGCTTggcggggagcggcaggagcgactcgacatcatcagtgccgccttggcgacctaccaatcccaacattacaaaccattcaagtacctcaacacttggcaggaggtgcgtgggcatccgaagtataagggaagcgtatcatcctcctccagctcctccagcaaacggtcgaggtcggtatccctatccgacgacGAAGAGGATGAGGTAGTTAGCCAACCTCCGTCGTGCCGCTCCCGCACCCgctgtgccacctcaacccccccaccaactcgttatggacccttttggctcaactcaatatggccgagaCGTCTCACATgtctcccgagcaacttgaAGCACATCGGGCAATGATACGAGGTCTCCGACAAACAGTGGGATAGGACCAGAGAACTAGTCTTCCACGAGagtattttttagcctttaattatgtaatttttaatttgtaggattttaattatgtaatttttattttttaggattttaagtttgtaatttttattttttaggattttatgtttgtaatttttaatttttaggatttaattatgtaatttttatattttttaatttgtaatagtagttcgagtttttttaatgtatttttatattgtagaaatgtttttagtaattgaagtatttaaattaaataatggaatggtgagaCCTTGAGTATACTCTTATGGAAAAGTAtaaatgtgggtgttgtgcttttAGGGAAGAGTATAgagtaaaaatttaataaaagtaGGTCTAGGCCTACATCCATACTCTTTGGCAATAGCATGGTTGATGATGctctaagtccttgataatTCATATGGGATTATTGGAACCTTTTTACAATACTTTCGCATAACTTTAGTAAAATGCTATGTTACTCAAATAAGTACAAGGTCCAACTCACCACATTGCCGCATTTAATTGATCGCTCTAATGAATAAATTAAAGGTTAATTCGACTCCATCCATTATAAACAATAAACCTAGACCAATTTCACATgagttttgataaaaaaaatagttgaatttATTATGAATAAAAACTATGTCTCACCTTAAGACCTGTGTTAGAAGTGATTAAGTGAATTGTAATTGGAGAAACTACTATGtgcttataataaataaattaattaatatccaaGACATTACTACGTTATAGGGCAAtgtcaataaataaaaaaggattttattttgtgaatataTTGCAAAAAGAATTTAATGTTTAGGGACGGTCAAaacacaaattttcatatatttggttgtgtatagtatttttttaaaatctaaggatatgattttttttcacttattacaatattttataataaaagtaaataGAGTCGAATTGTattaagtataagaatatctagtattttatattataaattataaatttgtttaTGATATTGTAGCACAATATTACAAATTCTTGATATATTGATGATTTAGCAGTTAAGTTTAAATTAGTGGAGGTAGGGTTGTGGTTACTAATTCTCACCCTTGTCATTTCCCGCCAAAGAAAGCGGTTTCCAAACCCTGCCCATTTCCCGTCGGCGATCAGAATGGCGCCGTCAGCCGATCCAGAGACATCGCCGTCTATTTCCACCACCAATACTGATCTCCAGGTATGTTTTCCTGTTAATTATACTATTTCGCTGATGATTGGTAGAAACAAATTGATTGAATTCGCGCCTCCTCTGCAGCCTTTCTTCCTTCTCCACAAAGCCTCTTCGCGGAAACCCTCCTCTAAAACCCGACGGAGAATCGACCTCTCGCCCAAAGCTTCCGATGCTTCTGCCCAAGAATACAACGACAACTCGCGATTTGAGACCTTTAAACTCCTATGGTCCAACACTGAATTCATTATTAAGGTTTTCCTCTCTACCTGTAGCATCCCTACCTTATTAATTGCCCAGATATTCTCAACTTTGCACTTTTAATTTCAGGACGTCTTGAAAAATCTCAACACTACCGTGTTTGATGGAATTGATAAGTGGGTTCACGCCTCCTTCGATGCAATTCACGCCTGCCGAACTCCTGACTTCACTACAGCCACTTCTATGTATCCTATTCCAAATAACGTTCCTATTGGCGCACAAATCTTCACCGCATTGCTTTTTACAAGTAATTCCCGCTTCCTGCAAAATTGATGATATTTATTTAACCGAATTAATCCACCCCGTTTTATCAAAATATCTTCTTGGTGTCTAAATCAAAGGGATTTGCAGAAAATGTGGAGTCCGTTGATGACATATCGACATTTGATGACCTTGGTGCACATTTGAGATCGAGTGGATGTTTAGTAGCAAATCTTACATCGATTGACTTCTCTGCCAAGAATGGAGTTGGCGGTTGTCTTAAAACTTTGCTAAGACAGTTCCTATTGGCCGGCATTGATGTAAGCATGTCAGCCAACTTTTTGCCTTAATTTACTCGGGAGGGGGGGGGGTGTTTTTATGTCATGTGAAATTGTTTATAGAGCTCACAATTGTTCAtgctttcttttttctttattaggCACCTGAGATGTCCATTCTGGCATCATGGTATAATGAACAAGAGAACTATGACAAACCGCTAATTGTTATAATTGATGATGTGGAAAGATGCAGCAGTTCTGTATTGAACGATTTCATCTTAATGCTGAGGTATAACAGTTTTTTGCTTCTAAATGTGACATCCTCACAGTGTTGATTGAATTTTTAGTTTCTTCTAATCATACATACACTAGGTTTATTTACTTGTGAGTACAAATTTTCTTTCCTACCCTGTGATATCATCTTCTGTTGGTTATTGGACAGCATACTATAGAATAGTTACATCAGTCAACCTAGCCATTCCATGATTAGCTTTGATTCCTTATCCATGAACTCTCTACATGAATGGTTCTGTAATCGTAGATTCAGTTATGAGTATATATTTCCGTAAGACCGTCAGAAAGCATTCCCCATTGATCATGATATGGCTGTTCTCAGTGTACCTAGTAATAGTTCTTAAATTATGAAATGAGGACTAATCATTCATCTTTTAGgactaaagcaataaaaattGTAGTTGTTGGCATATGAATGTTCTATAACTTTATGGATCAAGCACCCTTGAAGAAGGCACGAGCCAAACGACAGACTATCCTTTTTGCTAACTACCATCCACAATATGCCTATAGTTATTTCACTCATTATTTCATATGCTCTTGTAAGTGCTGATTTGAGGCTTCCATATCCTCTTACCTGCAAATGAAAAAACCTTGCTATTGACAGGGAATGGGTAATAAAGGTCCCAATAATATTGGTACTAGGAGTTGCAACAAGTGTTGATGCTCTAAGGAACATTCTGTGCTCAAGTGCATGCTTGTATCTATCCGTTTGCGAGTTCAATTTGGGAACCCCAGCAGAAAGGATGGATGCTGTCATTGAGGCTGTTCTCCTCAGAAGTTTTCAGAGCGTCAATATTGGGAAACATGTATCAACTTTCCTAAGAAACTACTTCTTAAGACATGATGGAACACTAACCTTATTTGTTAAAGCTCTAAGGGTTAGTAACAGGCTTAGTTATTTTTGCTCTATCTTTGTATCGATTAATCAGCTTATCCTATTTCACAACTTCACTTCGCATAACTATTGTTTGTAACAACTGTTTCCAGATTGCTACAGCACAGCAGGTCTTCTCTGAACCTTTAAGCTTCGTTCTAAGGAAACTAGTTAATGAAGAAGGCACTGAGGCAAGATTAACCTAACTGATTTGTTTGTGATCTGTTAAACTTCTTTGTTCTTCTTGAAGTTTGAGATTTAATTCTCAAATCTCAGGGTAGCAAATTAAAGTGATTTAGAAATGAAACTTTCATCATATATGATTATGTCTTCATTACATGGATTCTGTTTTCCGCACTACATCAGGGTTTTCTCTTGGAATTTGCCCTAGAATATAATTAGTAGGGAATGCTTCCATGTTTTGTAAAGTTCTTTAACTGTGATTAAAACACTTCAATgtctcttttttctctcttaattCCTTTATAAATATCTGATTTTATAGTTAAGGAAAAGTCTGCTCCAACCAGATACacattatttaatatttcagGGATTGGACGGGGAAAATAATTTACTCAGAGAACCTGCTATGAAGCGAGCTCTTGAACTTCCATCCTTACAAAGGTTCTCAATCAATAaacgtattttatttt contains:
- the LOC121799111 gene encoding probable aquaporin PIP2-5, whose product is MTKDVEVGGHDYGAKDYQDPPPAPLIDMEELGKWSLYRAAIAEFIATLLFLYVTVLTVIGYKSQSAADQCGGVGILGIAWAFGGMIFVLVYCTAGISGGHINPAVTFGLLLARKVSLVRAVLYIVAQCLGAICGCGLVKAFQKSYYVQYGGGANQLSDGYSTGTGVAAEIIGTFVLVYTVFSATDPKRNARDSHVPVLAPLPIGFAVFMVHLATIPVTGTGINPARSFGAAVIYGKDEAWDDQWIFWVGPFVGAAIAAIYHQFVLRAGAVKALGSFRSSSYS
- the LOC121748284 gene encoding origin of replication complex subunit 3-like is translated as MAPSADPETSPSISTTNTDLQPFFLLHKASSRKPSSKTRRRIDLSPKASDASAQEYNDNSRFETFKLLWSNTEFIIKDVLKNLNTTVFDGIDKWVHASFDAIHACRTPDFTTATSMYPIPNNVPIGAQIFTALLFTKNVESVDDISTFDDLGAHLRSSGCLVANLTSIDFSAKNGVGGCLKTLLRQFLLAGIDAPEMSILASWYNEQENYDKPLIVIIDDVERCSSSVLNDFILMLREWVIKVPIILVLGVATSVDALRNILCSSACLYLSVCEFNLGTPAERMDAVIEAVLLRSFQSVNIGKHVSTFLRNYFLRHDGTLTLFVKALRIATAQQVFSEPLSFVLRKLVNEEGTEGLDGENNLLREPAMKRALELPSLQRFCETRGNCIDWVSALSELKRLHQLWSSLVMCLYEVGRYHKISLLDLYCEMLKLKLQNFGANDLNLVEKDYTTSVHDNQSPGCLQDKGYVVRAFQMLRDLSAMELCKILDRWEMLTRGIEEIHEKVKELQSQITLEVKQSRHDLRKESKRPAARTYKNDKTNNSTINEKVASFLQSMFREYIQSIESIPLQEIIFFDNVDNLNTALIGDPRRRIQADLLESRKLLKCSCCSKNDGVLVPSMHDTSIMYTLVQEHGDLINVHEWFHSFMAVISNPPLKAKKKLRMSPSPKKRKDSKEARTKTDASIQAEFCRAVTELQITGLLRMPTKRRPDYVQRVAFGL